The Peromyscus maniculatus bairdii isolate BWxNUB_F1_BW_parent chromosome 6, HU_Pman_BW_mat_3.1, whole genome shotgun sequence genome has a segment encoding these proteins:
- the Mindy1 gene encoding ubiquitin carboxyl-terminal hydrolase MINDY-1: MEQAQAEPTVPSKASSAETGESEKHEALSGPEKHSPDNPQDKGGASEKHEALSGPEKHSPDNPQDKGGASEKQEALSGPEQDPPDNPQDKGGAEAGGTAGERDPGDQALPPAQDGDNLECPPPEASSSPCGAPSEVETAETRSGPQELPQSPRTQQPDVDFYCVKWIPWKGEQTPIITQSTNGPCPLLAIMNILFLQWKVKLPPQKEMITSDELMTHLGNCLLSIKPQEKSEGLQLNFQQNVDDAMTVLPKLATGLDVNVRFTGVSDFEYTPECSIFDLLGIPLYHGWLVDPQSPEAVSAVGKLSYNQLVEKIITCKHSSDPNLVTEGLIAEQFLETTAAQLTYHGLCELTATAKEDELGVFFRNNHFSTMTKHKSHLYLLVTDQGFLQEEQVVWESLHNVDGDSCFCDSEFHLSHSLGRSHGAEGGGASPEKQLQVDQDYLIALSLQQQQQPQGMLGLSDLELAQQLQQEEYQQQQAVQPAPARAPSPQGRGSTSGRPAGERRQRSKPESDCVLL; encoded by the exons ATGGAACAAGCTCAGGCGGAGCCCACAGTCCCCAGCAAGGCCAGTAGTGCAGAAACTGGTGAATCTGAAAAACACGAGGCCCTGTCCGGACCAGAGAAGCACTCTCCAGACAACCCCCAGGACAAGGGCGGTGCATCTGAAAAACACGAGGCCCTGTCCGGACCAGAGAAGCACTCTCCGGACAACCCCCAGGACAAGGGTGGTGCATCTGAAAAACAGGAGGCCCTGTCTGGACCAGAGCAGGACCCTCCGGACAACCCCCAGGACAAGGGCGGTGCAGAGGCTGGTGGGACAGCTGGAGAACGGGACCCAGGAGACCAAGCTTTGCCACCAGCCCAGGATGGGGACAATCTCGAGTGCCCTCCTCCTGAAGCTAGCTCGAGTCCGTGCGGGGCACCATCTGAGGTAGAGACGGCAGAGACGCGTTCTGGGCCACAGGAGCTTCCCCAGTCCCCCAGGACCCAACAGCCTGATGTAGATTTCTACTGTGTCAagtggatcccctggaagggAGAACAGACCCCCATCATCACCCAGAGCACCAATGGCCCTTGTCCTCTGCTGGCCATCATGAACATCCTCTTTCTTCAGTGGAAG GTGAAGCTGCCCCCTCAGAAGGAAATGATCACATCAGATGAGCTCATGACACATCTTG GAAACTGCCTCCTATCCATCAAGCCCCAGGAGAAGTCTGAGGGCCTTCAACTTAACTTTCAGCAG AATGTGGATGACGCAATGACCGTGCTCCCTAAACTGGCCACAGGTCTGGATGTCAACGTGCGATTCACGGGCGTCTCTGACTTTGAGTACACACCCGAATGCAGCATCTTTGATTTGCTGGGCATACCTCTGTACCATGGCTGGCTTGTGGATCCACAG AGTCCTGAGGCTGTGAGTGCTGTTGGGAAACTGAGTTACAACCAGCTGGTAGAGAAGATCATCACCTGTAAACACTCCAGTGACCCCAACCTCGTGACGGAAG GCTTGATTGCAGAGCAGTTCCTGGAGACCACTGCGGCGCAGCTGACCTACCATGGCCTGTGTGAGCTCACAGCAACCGCTAAGGAAGATGAACTCGGCGTCTTTTTTCGAAACAACCACTTTAGCACGATGACTAAGCACAAG AGTCACTTGTACCTGCTGGTCACTGACCAGGGCTTTCTTCAGGAGGAGCAGGTGGTGTGGGAGAGCCTGCACAACGTGGATGGAGACAGTTGCTTTTGCGACTCCGAATTCCACCTGAGTCACTCCCTAGGCAGAAGCCATGGGGCCGAAGGTGGGGGCGCCTCTCCAGAGAAGCAGCTGCAGGTGGACCAG GACTATCTCATTGCCTTGTCCctacaacagcagcagcagccgcaagGCATGCTGGGTCTTAGCGACCTGGAACTGGCCCAGCAGCTCCAACAAGAAGAGTACCAACAGCAACAGGCAGTTCAACCTGCGCCAGCCAGGGCCCCTTCTCCCCAG GGGAGAGGATCCACATCTGGACGTCCAGCTGGAGAGCGGCGGCAGAGGTCAAAGCCTGAGTCAGACTGTGTTCTGCTCTAA